Proteins from a genomic interval of Quercus robur chromosome 9, dhQueRobu3.1, whole genome shotgun sequence:
- the LOC126700982 gene encoding cyclin-A3-2-like: YKSICPIKIITPSPFFSFFYFLSPSVLHRRSQASSPSLSSPKSLLPHSSPSPPQTSPAHAVPRRPSPAQPTPSQPHLPHSSLSPIALISLTHRRPRPALANAVRRRPAQTSPRRRRPRPAQPTPSVAASPSLISLTHRTPAHLPHSSPSPSVAVASSPRHRHPSPAHAVAVAVPADPLQVAEKYRLVPDTLYLTINYIDWYLSGNLMNRQRLQLLGAACMMIASKYEEICAPQIEEFCNITDNTYFKEEVLQMESAVLNYLKFEMTAPTAKCFLR, translated from the exons tataagaGCATTTGCCCGATTAAAATAATCActccttccccttttttttcattcttttattttctatctccTTCAGTCCTTCACCGTCGCTCTCAAGCTTCTTCTCCCTCACTCTCATCTCCCAAATCACTCCTGCCTCACTCATCACCGTCGCCGCCACAGACCagcccagcccacgccgtccctcgccgtcccagcccagcccagcccacaCCGTCCCAGCCGCATCTCCCTCactcctctctctcacccatcGCACTCATCTCTCTCACCCATCGCCGTCCCAGACCAGCCCTCGCCAACGCCGTCCGTCGCCGTCCAGCCCAAAccagcccacgccgtcgccgtcccagaccagcccagcccacgccgtccGTCGCCGCATCTCCCTCACTCATCTCCCTCACTCATCGCACTCCAGCTCATCTCCCTCACTCATCACCGTCGCCGTCCGTCGCCGTCGCAAGCTCTCCACGCCATCGCCATCCAagcccagcccacgccgtcgccgtcgccgtcccAGCCGATCCACTTCAG GTGGCTGAAAAGTATAGGCTTGTACCTGACACATTATATTTGACCATAAACTACATAGACTGGTATCTTTCAGGGAATTTGATGAATAGACAACGGTTACAGTTACTTGGTGCCGCGTGCATGATGATTGCCTC CAAATATGAGGAGATTTGTGCACCCCAGATAGAAGAGTTCTGTAACATAACTGATAACACATATTTCAAGGAAGAG GTTTTGCAAATGGAATCTGCAGTTTTGAACTACTTGAAGTTTGAAATGACAGCACCAACAGCTAAATGTTTCTTAAG GTGA